The genomic DNA TGAACAAATTGAAACCGTTGCTATTCGCTCAAAAGATCCCATATTATTGATGGGTCCAACTGGCTCAGGAAAATCTGAACTGGCTAAGAGAATTTTTCAACTTAAACAAAAAAAGCATCAGCTTTCAGGAAATTTTATTGAGGTCAACTGTGCGACATTGAAAGGCGATTCATCCATGTCTACTTTATTTGGGCATATCAAAGGAGCCTATACTGGTGCAATTCAATCTCGCTCAGGACTCCTACAGTCCGCTGACAAAGGAATTTTATTTTTAGATGAAATTGGTGAGTTAGGATTAGATGAACAAGCCATGTTGCTCAGAGCAATAGAAGATCACACTTTTCTTCCGGTAGGTTCTGATAAAGAATATAAAAGTGACTTTCAACTCATTGCGGGAACAAATAAAGATTTGTTAACGGCAGTACACAATGGCTATTTCCGTGAAGATTTATTGGCTAGAATAAACCTATGGACTTTCTGCCTACCTAGCTTATCACAAAGGCCGGAAGATATAGAACCTAACATTGTTCATGAAATTGATAAATTCTCAAAACGTCATGGTTACAAAATTCAATTTACCCGCGAAGCAAAAGAGAAGTTTTTAAGCTTTTCCACTTCGGAAAAAGCCACATGGAACAACAACTTTCGTGACTTAAATGCTGCTATTACGCGCATGGGAACGCTGGCCAATAACGGAAGAATTCATATTGAAACCGTCAATCAAGAAATCTCACGTCTCACGCAAAGCTGGGGTACAGACCCTACAAAAAACCAGACCTTAAGCTCAGTTCTTTCACAACAATATATAAATCAAATGGACAATTTTGATAAAACACAGCTTAGCCATGTTATTTCTATTTGCAGGCAATCTCAGTCTATATCAGAAGCTGGAAGAAAATTGTTCAATGTATCTAGAACAAAAAAAGCGTCCATCAACGATGCTGATCGACTTAAAAAATATTTAGCAAAATTCAATCTCTCTTGGAAAGACCTTAAGGCTTAATCCATCCACCACCAACAATTTCTTCGCCTTTGTAAAACACTGCCGCTTGTCCAGGTGTAATTGACTCCTGCATTTCATCAAACTCAACTGTCATCATGGACATTGTCTCATCATAGCCTTTAACAATTGCTGTTGCAGGTTCAAAACGACTTCTTATTTTAATCTTGATTTTATCTTCAGCTTGTAAACTTTTGTGAATCCAACTTAAATCGCCAACATGAACATTCTTTTGGAGAAGCATTGATTTTGGCCCCACCAATACATCACCGTTGTTTGAGATTTCAATCACGTATAAGGGTTCAAAGCTTTGCACTCCAAGGCCTTTTCTTTGACCAATGGTAAACTGATGAATACCTGTATGAAAACCTAAAACTTCTCCTTGAGCATTGATAATTTTACCAGGAACTCTTTGTTCATCAGTTATGTTTTTTTCAACAAAGTCTACATAAGACGACTGAACAAAGCATATCTCTTGACTGTCTTTTTTTTCAAAAATATCCAAACCATTTTCTTTAGCTAAGCGTCTGGCCTCTGGCTTGGTCATTTCTCCAAGAGGAAACATGACATGCGCAAGCTCTTCTTGACTTAAACCAAACAAAAAATAGGATTGGTCTTTATTTTTATCAACTCCAGCAAACAGTTGATAATAACCATCATCATGCTGTTTAATTCGAGCATAGTGCCCAGTAGCCAAAAACTCTCCGCCCAGTTCTTTGGTCTTATCCAATAATGCCGCAAATTTTATATCATTGTTACAACGTACACATGGGTTTGGCGTTTGCCCTTGTGCATAGGTTGACACAAAGTTATCAATGACCTCTTTTTTAAAGTCGTCTTGCATATTAAAAACATAATAGGGGATATTCAACTGAACAGCGACTTTTCTGGCATCAT from Oligoflexia bacterium includes the following:
- the rtcR gene encoding RNA repair transcriptional activator RtcR, producing the protein MKSNVVVGLIGPTLDQGKTENRWDKWRPTISIGQHEDFLVHEIHLLYQTNYTALKDTLVSDLKLISPETKIITHPITFNDPWDFQEAYASLHDFCSSFTFKPETNNYYLHITTGTHVTQICMFLLTESHHFPGKLLQTSPPKQKKSGSNPGHYHIIDLDLSKYDSILSRHLLEHANSISFLKGGIETQNKKFNTLIEQIETVAIRSKDPILLMGPTGSGKSELAKRIFQLKQKKHQLSGNFIEVNCATLKGDSSMSTLFGHIKGAYTGAIQSRSGLLQSADKGILFLDEIGELGLDEQAMLLRAIEDHTFLPVGSDKEYKSDFQLIAGTNKDLLTAVHNGYFREDLLARINLWTFCLPSLSQRPEDIEPNIVHEIDKFSKRHGYKIQFTREAKEKFLSFSTSEKATWNNNFRDLNAAITRMGTLANNGRIHIETVNQEISRLTQSWGTDPTKNQTLSSVLSQQYINQMDNFDKTQLSHVISICRQSQSISEAGRKLFNVSRTKKASINDADRLKKYLAKFNLSWKDLKA
- the mnmA gene encoding tRNA 2-thiouridine(34) synthase MnmA → MSKLDKKRVVVAMSGGVDSSVAALLLKQQGYEVIGISMKLWSYDVEAKYGCCTPEDLYDARKVAVQLNIPYYVFNMQDDFKKEVIDNFVSTYAQGQTPNPCVRCNNDIKFAALLDKTKELGGEFLATGHYARIKQHDDGYYQLFAGVDKNKDQSYFLFGLSQEELAHVMFPLGEMTKPEARRLAKENGLDIFEKKDSQEICFVQSSYVDFVEKNITDEQRVPGKIINAQGEVLGFHTGIHQFTIGQRKGLGVQSFEPLYVIEISNNGDVLVGPKSMLLQKNVHVGDLSWIHKSLQAEDKIKIKIRSRFEPATAIVKGYDETMSMMTVEFDEMQESITPGQAAVFYKGEEIVGGGWIKP